aatttcatcaatttcctgatttttaatattttttctagtttcgaaaaaactgcgaaatttattaataataaatttatttttcacgcatattatatgagtCCCATATCTTAAGTACCTAGACAAATATATAAGTCGATAAAACGCCGTTCCACTATTTATGTgagtactaatttttttataatttttagtcattgtttccgtaaactatataattgtttgtgttaaaacttttttctcagaaaaaatattaaattttgtttgaaaataataatattcatacggTCAATAGTAATCTATTTAtccatataggtatacaatcaacgcataaaacattaaaacattcataTTACAACGtataacgatatttttatttttttaattaacaacacagaaaacgattaattatgtattcaattttgtagATTTATGCGTTAAAGAAATTCACTGTCAGTGTTAAGTcgatcttataaattaatcataaagaaTATTGAAGACGTTCGACGGTATCCGGTCAAAGATTCGGTTCAGTTGATCGTACCGGCCGAGAACTCGATCCTTTGACATTATCCAATTATTTGACGGTTTTTCGGCGAACAATATCCCGGATACTGTATCCGTGAACAATGTGCATAGTACATGAATCAATCCCGAAAACTTCGAGGAGTTTTTCACAGTCATCTTTGCGCCTAATAGAATCTATGAAACGACCAGAATCCTTAAGCAATACGGTTGTTGTGCTCGTCCGGATTATTCCGTTCGAATGTTGTTTTTTCGACTCTGTGAGGTTCAATTTTTTAGGAAAAAGTACAACTAACagttataagaatttttatattaatataattttaatgtgagtcgaaatatttaattcaatgtaCAATTCGTTAATGGTCGTCGGGACGACGTACAGTTTTAAGAGTGCTGGATCGACTGATCCTCTGGCTCGATCGCGAAATCCGCGTACAATATTCTGCAAGTCGCCTACACACTTTATCGACAggctacaataatatactcttataattaatatacaatagacttatactatatactaataGCTAATGCGTACATAACACGGTAATAAgtttacaaacataaaatcGCCAGGCAGAATTCCTGCCAAACCTTTCTGATGGGgaactataatacattataaccgGTACCGCAGGAATACTCCAATTTGCTGCACTTGTAACTGGCTGTTGAAGCGATTATGGCATAAGCACGACGACTTCAATTTGGAACAATTCTAAATACTTGGCGAACAGCTCGAGagcagaaatataaaaaagtaacagAATAAACTTGTGCACGACTCAACTAATTAtgtgtcaaatttaaaattaattataaaactacgatttttaacataactagtcttattaatatttaataaaatataacaatgtcATCTTTGACGTTTGCAGTGGCTATTCActttatacttatgtataatatgtacgagattgttggatttttatgtttctaataagtacaaaatgttatgaaagtataaaaatagttgaaatattaatcttgttttatttatcaaaactataagataattttaatgttcataCGTCTTTGTCAAAGTTGTAGAAATTCATACGGTATATTCATAGTGGTTTACGaattattcgtaaaaataaaatatcttttacaaaaatatcgtTTAATCAACAAGCATTAAGTATAGAAacgaaatgaatatttattaatagatttatcaTTATCTTGGTTAACATGACAATGAGTTTACCGTGGTCCACAAGGATGGATGGACAGTCTGAAAGAAAGTACAACggggaaaaattataaaaatttcttataaaatttaatatgaaacatCACAAATGGCGTTATAGAATTGAAAACTTTGTGATGAGGCGTGagataatacctacctatataatattaaaatgtattccatCATAAGAATTGTGCAATGTTATACAAAGCAGTTTAGAACATatcactttaattttttcgttaatatagttgattatttaaaattaataagttaatatgaACACTTCAAAGTCATAgaagttttatttcaaaactcaATGTGTGaatgaactattatatattaaataaattatattatattaatcaagaTTATGATTGATTACATCACAGAATATTACAAGAATATTACAGAACATAATacgttgaaaataatacaaatatccaattgttttaagaataatataatttagtttatttgataaaatactttGTGCGCGTGTAatagtgcatattataattcatgctAGTTGTACATTATATGCAGATTAATCAATTGGTAATTTTAGcactatttaatatgtatctaactacaaaataatttactttttaattcctgttttatttaaatattgcgtatacttatatacaagaaatatataatgaaattacaaaatttatctttttatatttttatatgtatgtttttaaaataatggattTGCATACATTAAACTCTTATTTCTATTCATTCatcactattttttattaccaatGAAGAATgtgttacatttattttattgtattttgtatctgATAAATTTATGCAACTTTCAAAATcagtactattttttttaataattttgttgtaatactgaatatgttatgtaatatgttttttttggatttttaaattatagcttCAGAATTAACCATTACTAGTTTATCGTTTCATAGtttaattgttgaattttaataatatctaacaaaATTTGCTAGCGTTGAAGTCCCCTTAACTTAAAGGTCTAGTTACGCCTATATGATGGCGCCAGTGGAGGAGGTCCGGACCCCCGGCGGCCGCCATTAATACGGCACTGGTAGACGTTTAGTATTAGATAATTAGATCAGTCTACTTAGAATTTTGCAATATCCGCTGCCTTAGTTTGACTTGATTTAATGTTTTCCTGACTTATTTgagttgtattttgtattgtatatttttatggaacTTAACCTGTTAATCTGTTAACCTGTGTCTTGTTTCAACGCCTAATGtaggtactaaaataaataatagacacaatcaaaatattactacCTATATCGGCAATCGGCTATATCTATGTTAtggtgtaaaaattaattaacaattagaattacaatacaaaatgtaatgtGTAAGTAGATAGTAAGtagtaatatttgtatgtagtATACACAAAAAATTTACCATAAGGCCCTGCCCCCTGAATTTGGTCGACCTGAGGAAAATAGACCTACTCCTCTCCCCATCATTGACAGCCCGTTGAAGCTGAAATGATTAAATACATGTAATTTGTGAAATACCTATACTCTAtagtgtatagtaaaatagtagTTATATAGGAATTAGGAAATgggtcaaaaaataatataggtaggtcacctaggtatattatatacactttttattaattgtgtaaAGGCCGAGTTAGATttcatgaatttaaaaatgccgccataatagtaaatagatTTAGATGTCTCAAATAGACTGGGACCTATAAATGTCAGTGGATCTAAATGACTCGGATCTGGTATCAATTCTTATCAGAATGGTTACAGGGATCTCAATGATGCGGGATCTATTTGTCAGCATACCGCTAAACTTAACTCGAATGAtttaggtagtaggtaccgtGATTATAGGCAGTATATACTTTGAGTCTTGAATTTCGATGgtgtatttacaaatattaaaattatttcatgattaaaaataaaaaatttaattcgttTTTGCTTAACAAACTATACATGAAACACCCTTTTCACTCATGatcattttaacataattagaaaatactaACACCATTTCAAATAAgctcataaatttaaaatgtatggttaTTTCGGGACATAAAAAATCTTCTGTCTTTGGTTAAATTTACTTGGtagtggataaaaaaaaaacaacactcTTGAAATGTGATGACTAGGGGCGGAGTGGCCCATCCTAACCTAACCAGATGGGCCGGTACTGACGATCACTATATGGGCCGGACCCacgacattaaaaaaaaaataatttcattaaatgttttaaggagttttattacaaataaatcttAGTCTTAAAATGAAGTGTACGTGATGTTATCATatcaatttaatgttatgaattatgatttatggaaTATCGaatgttgataattattgtcatCTATGGTATTTTCACTTCTTCACAAGTGAGTAACTAAGGAGGGGGGATGTTTCAGGGTTCAGACCCCCccgaaatttgttttttagctACGGCCTTATTTACGAAGAAGTAAATACGACTGCACGAATAGCGAGTGTAGCGCATATTCTATGGTGCAGCTCGATTCCCGAAAGTTCTTATCTATCAGTCTATCGcgtcaattttaaattctaattatagAATTGAATCgtatttttgtataggtatgcttataattatttactaacttTGCCAGCAATCCAAATGGCCTGTGAAaggttattttttactttaaaatatttaaaaagccgtttaagaaattcaatgacAACTGAACACTAGGAGTCATTCGTGTTGATggcgattgaaaaaaaaaattttgtatagtttataaatattaaagtatacttTGTGAAATTttcatgtgtatattttttttatttataaatattaaaacaaaaaatgtatttgttaattttataagttattttataaatcaaagtataatatataatttttttcaagttaatGTCTACGTGTTAGCCTCTGAAACAATCAGTTGATGAACTAATGGGCcggcaaaatatattttccagaCCTGAAATTAGATCCCACTCCGCCCCTGAGTGATGACAGGTATAAGTTGCAGATAAAAAGATTCATATAACAATACCATTAAAcagttacaaatattttatatttttatgtaagataatttactatgatcaatattattttcatcttcTACAGTAATCATATCTACATCATTTTCTTGTTCTTCTTCGAGTAATTTTTCTTCAGTTAACAAACGTTGTTTAAGTCctgaaacaaacaattattttagtaatttgataatttctaatatattatcatacaaataaaaactttaaatatggtATGCACTATGCTGTGAAAGTTATTAAGTTCTAGGTTCCATCAGACAATTGTTCAGAATTCACaataactgaataataataataactgtatataaaatgtttttaaaaatttgtttagacatttttattatttacttaccgAGATATTTatgcacctatatatatttgtacctaattttaataacttttttttgaaaaaatacaattcaacatctatacaaattatgtttatcaagATTTGGAGCAtttctactttttatataattggtaCTAATGCTTTTAATGCTTAATCTCTGCAACCCAATCTAGCATTTTTCAATGACAGTGATGTAATGTAAGACAATAACTAACTCTTCAGAATAGACAGGTGCCAGTGGCGTGGTTAACTAAACATTTTCTAGAGGCAAATTACAAATACCTCGTGTACCCACCCATCACTATTATTACAGAAAGTAGGGGAGAGGggggattaaaaaaaaatcttgtaaagcatcttttaaatgtttaagtaattaatgtataaatacattataatataatacaacttattatattatttcagatCATTATTGACTACCTATTTAGTATATCATACCACATTTTCAACTAGGGATTCAACGACCACTACCCACATccctgtttaaaaataatctcagAGGCAATTGCTTCTGAAATTGTCGTTTACCACGCCACACTGGTGCATGTCATCaagatatatatacataaaacatgaGAATGTAATTGCTTTTAAAACGATAGTTCGATTATATTACCTGCAGCAGGTGATCTAATCAATGACATATCTCTTTGGACTTCTCTGATATCTCTGTGCTGTTCAACTTCACGTCCTTTACGTAATCGCTGCATTACATAGGTAGATTGACGCttcttttgaatttcagtgACTTTCTTGATTGCTTCCActattcaaacaaatattataacattaaatttcacAAATGTTCTTAATCGTACAAAAGaccattaaataaatgtatttagatttttgttatttataatttaaagttatttcataactatgtttattgtacataGTTTACTTACTAGACATTTGCCAAAATTCTCTGTCATATTTCATGGGTATGTTACGTCTCTTTTCGATTTCAAATGATGGATCGACAGCTAATTCTTTACCAACAGCCTTGCGGTATGCTTTGGTCCATCGTACGCGCCTTGGGTTCTTCTTCTTTTGGAATGCTCTGTGACATTTCGAGCGACAAAATTTAAACacctaataaacataataaagttGTTAATAAATGTGTTCTAATAGAGTACAGAatggatattaaatttatttgacataCCTTACAATCATTTCTTACGAAATGCATTCCATGTCCTGGGTACATCTTGGacgaacaaaaataacaagtgTCAATACGCATTGTATCGACTTACGAAGTGGATATTAATACGTCTTACGTGAATCCATTAACTACACACTACACAGGACTATACAGTACACTGCAGTTACTAGTTATAGGCTTATAGCTTACAAAAACAGAATGAGAATTGAATTTTGTACTTGTacacaaaaattcaaaataagaaGCGGTAGtgtaaataatgataagtGATTACCACATGGCAACGTCCACGAGTTTAGTATCAatgttttccaatttttttaatgaaaaaatggaAGAACCCCTCTCGCCTATTATCCAGTGTAGCCAGGGTATGCgtgaatttaacaatattcagCAAAATAGACTGGTTATAGAAAGCGTATAGAAATAATTGGTTCAGTAAGTTAAATCTAGTTCAGTTAGTACTTAGGTAGTTAGGTGTTACTACAATGTTGGTGTAAaccttttttctataaaacaactactttaaataaatacctacctactaaatttttttcacattttaaatgattttcaataatataatgtagggTACCTAATATACTTAGGTATAGGTATGTCGTTAAGTGTGACTATaggagtataaattataaacaatatagttaAGCCGTCTAGATTTTGGATATTGGAGTCATTAGGAAACCCACCCCCATTTTTGCATGAGGTAGCCCCTCATAAAATAGCTATTAACGCCACCTCTGGTTACTACTTTATTAGTTTCAGCATGAGCAATCAGCATGGTAGGTGACAGCGTAGACTAGCTTAACTCCTTTGAAATATGAGGCTAATTGCTAATAAAAATGCTCAATGTTCCCCTGACCATCCAAAATCTAAATACGTCACTGCAGTACATAATGGCATTATATACTTAGCTACAACTGCTACAAGATAGGCAAAATTGTTGattgtcaataattttaaaatgtaatctgAAACCCCAGGAAAATAATAAGCAATCTAAAAATCTGTGAAATGTTACTGTTGCAAGTTGTGGtattgttatacttatattaaataataaacattacaacttgtaataagtatttttgaagAATGTTAAGAAaaccatacatttattaaaggtTTACAAAATCAAATGAAGCAAACATTTATCCAAGTTTCATTTTTGAACGTAATTCTGCTAATGTAATAAGAACAGCTTCTTCAGTTCTAATAGTTCTAGAACCTTGATTTGgacatgtatttaaataaacgtcAAATAAAGTAGACGGATTTTCTTCATCAATACTTTGATCAGCTTCTAATGCAGCTTCGAGTCCATGAACTCCTCCAAAGCATATCAATGCATGTTTAAAACAACCAAGTTGAGTATGATCGGTTTGATCGATATCAATGCCTTTATCAGATGtaccaatttttaaatcatatccaCTAGGATATGGGCACTTGGTAAATACTTCATTTATTGATTCAGCATTCCTTACTGTGTAACCCCAGTAAATACCCAATTCATTTTTAGGAGTGCTCGGAGCTACAACAATACCTTTTTGACGTTTAGAGTCATCAGAATTTGGTATTAGTTTAACAGTAACTCGTACATATGGTTGAAGACATTTGTCAACTATTACATGTTTTCTAAGACCAACATCAACATTACAGCCTTTGCCTTTTTTTGGCGGAAGTGTTGATACCACACCTTctctgtaaattaaaataacaatatatttaatatttcttacataatacctacctattaataattcac
This sequence is a window from Rhopalosiphum maidis isolate BTI-1 chromosome 1, ASM367621v3, whole genome shotgun sequence. Protein-coding genes within it:
- the LOC113548034 gene encoding probable ribosome biogenesis protein RLP24 yields the protein MRIDTCYFCSSKMYPGHGMHFVRNDCKVFKFCRSKCHRAFQKKKNPRRVRWTKAYRKAVGKELAVDPSFEIEKRRNIPMKYDREFWQMSMEAIKKVTEIQKKRQSTYVMQRLRKGREVEQHRDIREVQRDMSLIRSPAAGLKQRLLTEEKLLEEEQENDVDMITVEDENNIDHSKLSYIKI